Sequence from the Methanobacterium alkalithermotolerans genome:
TTTGAGCAAAAATTTTTCAATAATATATTTTAAAATTGTAGGGGATGTTTTAATTCGTGATTGGGATATTGGCCAAATATGGGAAATTTTGGACAATCTAAATTATATTAACGAAGAAAATGTTAGAGAATCTCGCCATGCCATGACTTCTTTTTCAAAAAGAAGTAGTTTGCTTAACAGGGAGATTATTTATGATTCATTAATTAATAAAAAACCAGTATCCCTAAGTAAAACGAGTCATGATACTTTTAAAGTGATATATGAACATCCTTCTAGAACTAGTCAAGATTTATATTTGATACTCCAATTTGATGAAATGGAAAATATTTTAATAGTTACTGTATATACCAATAGCATTGAGAGGAGGGTACGTCACCATGCCCGTTAAGGCAGATTTCGAAGTTGATTACAAATATGATAGCAAGGTAGATGCACTATTTATTCATGTTAAAAAGGACTATGAATATGATACTTCTATTGAACTGGATAATGATATAATACTTGATTTTGATAAAAAAGGTGTTCCAGTAGCTCTTGAATTATTGAATGCTTCACGTATTCTTAAATCTCCTAAATATTCCTTAAATGATATTCGTAATATTAAAATGAGCATTGAAGTGGATGAAAAATCCATTAACCTCCATCTACAAATGGGTGTGATTATTCATAATAAAAACCAAACCCAATCTATGGATACTTTCACCTCTAATGATATGGGCATTCCCAGTATTGAAACGGAACTGGCCAGTGCATAGATTCTATAATTAATATTTTTGCTGATATATATATTTTAGGAGTTTTTGCGTGAAAGCGCTATTAATTAAACTTCTGCAGATGGTTTATATTTCCTCTGCAGTTTTATTTTCTAATATCTTCTTTTTCAGCTGTTTTAAGAAATTTTCAGGATCTGTGGGAGATATAAATAGCTTACCTCCGTAAATCACGGATTTATCTGTTTCGATTAGTATCCCTTCATTGCTGGTGAATATAGCGTAAAACTTCCCGATTTCCCCATTCGAGAAGCGGCCCCCGAGCATGGATATTCCAAATCTTCTGATGCTGGTATGGGGAATTTTATGGGCTTTAAAATCTTTAATTTTTTTATATTCTATGTTTTTTGTTCCAAAAAGCCATTTAGCTTTGAGGCTTTCTTCTCTTAGTTCGTATCGAATTTGATAGCCGCTGTAGAATAGAATGGCTAGGCCGATGATTATAACCAAAAAGATGACTGTAAGCCGGACTTCTTCTCCAGATAAAAACATGAAAATGGCTATAACTAAAAAGAGGGTTATTAATCCTCCATTGAGAGCTTTAAAAAGTGGGGATATTTCTGATTTGTATACTTCGTTTGTCATTATAACACCTCAAACTTAATGGATAAAACATATTTTACACTATGGATTTATTATTTCCACTTCAATATCTCGCTTTTGGCATACCCATTCCAGAGCGGGATCAGCTCCAGTGCATAAAATAACCATATCAACCTTTTTGGGATTATATTCCCGCATAAACATATCATAACCGGCAATAACCTGGCCAATTACTAAGCGGTTAAGTCTCTTTTTAGCTTCTATTAATTCTACTGATTTATGGGAGACTTCTTCTTTGAATTTTTTATAAGAAAACTCTTTCTGGGGGTAAATATGGCTGGAATTAGTGGTTTTGAGTGGAAATTTTACTGCATCTATCCTCCTGATTCTGGATTTAGGCGGCCAATTACCATTCTTACTGGATCCAATAGGGACTTCTAAATAATAAGTTCCCTTATTTTCAAGGGAATAACTATGTATAAGTTTATCTTCCAGGGTTCTGGGAGTCCATTGTTCTTTTAAAATCATATTAAAGTCCAAAAGCTGCTCATATTGCACTATAGATTTACTCTGATTCTGGATAATTTTTCTCCAGCAAATCATTTATTTCTGTAATCTGATTCAGGATGGATTCCACAACTACTGATTTATCCACACCTAACTCCAATTTTAAGGGTATTAATGCCACATCATCACCGGTAAAATATAATTTTTCTTCTAATTCTAGTTTCATAAGCGCTTTTTTTACCTTAGGTCTCTCTTCTACTGCACTTAACCATCCTTTTCCATAACACATTAACCAAAAGGGCGTATTCTGCACATTGTACCAATTTCCATAATGCAATTGAATAAAATAATGATTATCATGGATATAGAAGAATCTTCCATAATAATCTTTACCTGGTGCCGATCTGCAACCTTCTGTTGAATATATTTCCCGAGCAACCCCGGTAGTAACTACTTGATCAATAATATCAGAAAAATCTATATTCCGGCGAGCAATCATGGGAGAAATTTCCTGAGAATCAAGGGGTAAAAATGTTTCTTCATCCATTTGCTCACATAAACCCTTCAACTGGATTAAATCTGCCCGGGTAACTTGATCATTATATCTAATTGGGCTTCTATAAAAGCTAATAATGAATTCCAGTCAGTAACCGCTAGATAATTTTTTTCACTTACCTTAGCATTAATATATGATTTACCTCTAATTTCCTTATCCAGAATAATCCCTGCTTCCTGGCAGCGATTTTTAAGTTCCAGCCAGATGGACTGGAGTCTTCGGGAGGGAACTAGAAACAATAAGATGGATGTTTTTTCAGAATCTAACCGTTTTAAATAATTAATGGGCTGATTTTCAGTTAACCCGGCCCAAAATTTGGATTCAATTATACATGTCCTGCTACCTTCATCATCTAGTCCCACCAGATCCGGAATGGAACCATCTTCTCCATAATCCTGGGTTTTGAAATATAGGTTTTTTTCCATTTCCGGATCAATCATTCCTAAAAACCGGGAAATACTCATTTTAGCATCAGCAGAACTTGAAATAATATAATTCAATCCTTCTGTTGCAAGATTCTCTGCCTGCGATGTAAAATTCATTATTATATGGCCGAATAAAGTTTTCATATAATTTGACTCCTTTAAAAACAATAAAAGTTAATTTTTATTCTTCGGAGAAATAATCGCTGTCAATTTTTTTAATATCATAGGATTTTTGTTTAGAAACCCCTATATCATGGTCAATCATGAGTTGGGCCAATCTATTTCCATCTATTAAGACTACTTTACTATCAATTATGGAAGCGTATTCTAGGGCTCCTTTGGAGAAATTGGATGTGGTCAGGAATACGCCTTTTTTGGCTTTCTGTCCCTGTAGTGCTCCGGCAAATTTTTGTATCTCTGGTCTCGAAACCGTATTTTCCCATCTTTTAGCCTGGATATAAATGGTATCCAGTCCCAACTTATCTTCATTGATAATACCATCGATTCCACCATCATTACTTTTGCCAATGGCTTCCCCGGCATCTTTACGGGAACCACCATAACCCATATTTAATAATAAATCAACCACCAGCTTTTCAAAAAATTCAGGAGAACAATTTTTAATATTTTTAATCAAATCTTGAGCTACCTCATCCCTGAGGCTCTGGTAACTGTATTCTAAAGATTCTTCGGGGGTTAGTTCTTCCCGGATAGTTTTTTTGGCACATTTTTCTTATTACCTGCTCTAAACTTCACAAAATCAGGAAACTGCATTAGAAAATCAACATCAATTTTATCTAGGCTTTGCTCTAAAACTTTCAATCCTTCTCCCGTTATATTGAAATAACCTCTTTTCCGGGATTCAACCAGCCCTGCTTTTTTCAGGTATGTTCTTGCCCATCCCACACGATTTTCAAATATAGGTTGCGTACCACTGGGTAAAAGGTCATTTTTTTCTTCTTCAGTTAATTGAAATTGATTGGCAAGTTGTTCGAAGGTATTTCTCATGGAATGTTCTTTTTTATCACCTGCTAACTTTAAAAAAGGCAACATTATTGATTGATAGTCAGGTATTGGCATTTTTCATCCTCCTAAACTTCAGTTCCATTAATTAGATATCTAGATGTTTTCCTGCTGTTTTTTTTAAGAATGTGCTTCAGCCCACTCTTCACAGACCACTTTCGCCTGCTCCAATACAATTTCCACAGCCTTTT
This genomic interval carries:
- a CDS encoding PH domain-containing protein — encoded protein: MTNEVYKSEISPLFKALNGGLITLFLVIAIFMFLSGEEVRLTVIFLVIIIGLAILFYSGYQIRYELREESLKAKWLFGTKNIEYKKIKDFKAHKIPHTSIRRFGISMLGGRFSNGEIGKFYAIFTSNEGILIETDKSVIYGGKLFISPTDPENFLKQLKKKILENKTAEEI
- a CDS encoding DUF2283 domain-containing protein, with the protein product MPVKADFEVDYKYDSKVDALFIHVKKDYEYDTSIELDNDIILDFDKKGVPVALELLNASRILKSPKYSLNDIRNIKMSIEVDEKSINLHLQMGVIIHNKNQTQSMDTFTSNDMGIPSIETELASA
- a CDS encoding PD-(D/E)XK nuclease family protein, which translates into the protein MKTLFGHIIMNFTSQAENLATEGLNYIISSSADAKMSISRFLGMIDPEMEKNLYFKTQDYGEDGSIPDLVGLDDEGSRTCIIESKFWAGLTENQPINYLKRLDSEKTSILLFLVPSRRLQSIWLELKNRCQEAGIILDKEIRGKSYINAKVSEKNYLAVTDWNSLLAFIEAQLDIMIKLPGQI
- a CDS encoding winged helix-turn-helix domain-containing protein, whose translation is MPIPDYQSIMLPFLKLAGDKKEHSMRNTFEQLANQFQLTEEEKNDLLPSGTQPIFENRVGWARTYLKKAGLVESRKRGYFNITGEGLKVLEQSLDKIDVDFLMQFPDFVKFRAGNKKNVPKKLSGKN
- a CDS encoding restriction endonuclease; the encoded protein is MIKNIKNCSPEFFEKLVVDLLLNMGYGGSRKDAGEAIGKSNDGGIDGIINEDKLGLDTIYIQAKRWENTVSRPEIQKFAGALQGQKAKKGVFLTTSNFSKGALEYASIIDSKVVLIDGNRLAQLMIDHDIGVSKQKSYDIKKIDSDYFSEE